A stretch of the Candidatus Methylomirabilota bacterium genome encodes the following:
- a CDS encoding A/G-specific adenine glycosylase, with translation MPAPARVAPALRRRFQRGLLGWYRRHGRDLPWRATSDPYHILVSEIMLQQTQVERVVPKYHEFLARYPSLERLASAETDDVRRTWYPLGYNIRPLRLQGIARETMARYAGRLPDDPGALRGMPGIGRYTAGALLSFAFRRDAAIVDTNVRRVLGRIFLGPRRLAKLRGQKAMWDLSESLLPRGRAYDWNQALMDFGAIWCTARAPRCRACPMRRFCASYPTSRPAARSPRR, from the coding sequence GTGCCCGCGCCCGCTCGCGTCGCGCCCGCGCTCCGTCGTCGCTTCCAGCGCGGACTGCTCGGCTGGTATCGCCGGCACGGGCGCGATCTTCCGTGGCGCGCGACCTCGGATCCCTATCACATCCTCGTGTCCGAGATCATGCTCCAGCAGACGCAGGTCGAGCGCGTGGTGCCGAAGTACCACGAGTTCCTCGCCCGCTATCCCAGCCTCGAGCGGCTGGCGAGCGCGGAGACCGATGACGTGCGCCGCACCTGGTATCCCCTCGGCTACAACATCCGCCCGCTCCGCCTGCAGGGCATCGCGCGCGAGACCATGGCCCGCTACGCCGGCCGTCTCCCGGACGATCCCGGCGCCCTGCGCGGCATGCCGGGCATCGGCCGCTACACCGCAGGGGCCCTCCTCTCCTTCGCGTTCCGCCGCGACGCCGCGATCGTCGACACCAACGTCCGGCGCGTGCTCGGCCGCATCTTCCTCGGCCCCCGGCGGCTCGCGAAGCTGCGGGGGCAGAAGGCGATGTGGGATCTCTCCGAGTCCCTGCTGCCGCGGGGGCGCGCCTATGACTGGAATCAGGCCCTCATGGACTTCGGGGCCATCTGGTGCACCGCGCGGGCGCCCCGTTGCCGGGCGTGCCCGATGCGGAGGTTCTGCGCGAGCTATCCCACTTCGCGCCCGGCAGCGCGGTCGCCGCGGCGGTAG
- the mutT gene encoding 8-oxo-dGTP diphosphatase MutT, whose product MTAPGGEAIVVVAAVIEREGRILITRRPEGAHLAGLWEFPGGKPELGETERGALIREVREELGVAFSPGERLAEVDWQYPDKRVHITFFRGAITGEPWPLEGQELAWVTPAELDRYEFPPADAALLARLRR is encoded by the coding sequence GTGACGGCGCCCGGCGGCGAGGCCATCGTCGTGGTCGCCGCGGTGATCGAGCGCGAGGGGCGGATCCTGATCACGCGGCGGCCCGAGGGCGCGCACCTCGCGGGCCTCTGGGAATTTCCCGGCGGCAAGCCCGAGCTCGGCGAGACTGAGCGTGGCGCCCTCATCCGTGAAGTGCGCGAGGAGCTGGGGGTCGCCTTCTCGCCGGGTGAGCGGCTTGCCGAAGTGGACTGGCAGTACCCGGACAAGCGCGTGCACATCACGTTCTTCCGCGGCGCGATCACGGGGGAGCCGTGGCCGCTCGAGGGTCAGGAGCTGGCGTGGGTCACGCCGGCCGAGCTCGACCGCTACGAGTTCCCGCCCGCCGACGCGGCGCTGCTCGCGCGGCTCAGGCGGTGA
- a CDS encoding TRAP transporter fused permease subunit codes for IMPPVMGAGVFIMAEITGISYFDIIKAAAIPAMLYYVGLFAMVHFLALRYGVQAVPRSQRPSWRPVLRRAYFAIPFVMIVYLLAEGYSPTGAAFYTIVATFLLSFLDRATWMTPRKCWDALVEAAFSAATIAVALAGSGMIVGVLTRTGAALAFGGTVVNWAGGVLLIAMLLIFIVVSVLGTGIPTTAAYVISVTVGAAALGNLGVSLLAAHLFVFYYAVLSDLTPPDAVTAFAAANIAGADMFGTGIEAFRLGIAGFLVPFAFVFHPELLLKGDWGQVVLMSSFAAVSATALAAVVVGHAWGPIGWGLRAVCLVAAGMLVTRGLAWQLGGLVLYAAVLGWGARRRRAAQTPVTA; via the coding sequence GTGGGTCTCTTCGCGATGGTGCACTTCCTCGCGCTGCGCTACGGCGTGCAGGCGGTGCCCCGGAGCCAGCGCCCCTCATGGCGTCCGGTGCTGCGGCGAGCCTACTTCGCGATCCCATTCGTGATGATCGTCTACCTCCTTGCCGAGGGCTACTCACCGACCGGCGCCGCCTTCTACACGATCGTGGCCACGTTCCTCCTCTCGTTCCTGGACCGCGCGACCTGGATGACCCCGCGCAAGTGCTGGGACGCCCTCGTGGAGGCGGCGTTCAGCGCCGCGACGATCGCGGTGGCGCTCGCCGGCTCCGGCATGATCGTGGGGGTGCTCACGCGCACGGGCGCCGCGCTGGCCTTCGGCGGCACCGTCGTGAACTGGGCGGGCGGCGTGCTCCTGATCGCGATGCTCCTGATCTTCATCGTGGTCTCGGTGCTGGGGACGGGGATTCCCACCACCGCGGCCTACGTGATCTCGGTCACGGTGGGCGCGGCCGCGCTCGGCAACCTTGGCGTGAGCCTCCTCGCCGCGCACCTCTTCGTCTTCTACTACGCCGTCCTCTCGGATCTCACGCCGCCGGACGCGGTGACCGCATTCGCCGCCGCCAACATCGCGGGCGCGGACATGTTCGGCACGGGCATCGAGGCGTTCCGGCTCGGCATCGCGGGATTCCTCGTGCCGTTCGCCTTCGTCTTCCATCCGGAGCTCCTCCTCAAGGGCGACTGGGGCCAGGTCGTCCTCATGTCGTCGTTCGCGGCGGTCTCTGCCACCGCGCTGGCCGCGGTCGTGGTGGGCCACGCGTGGGGCCCGATCGGCTGGGGGCTGCGCGCGGTCTGTCTCGTCGCCGCGGGCATGCTGGTCACGCGCGGGCTCGCATGGCAGCTCGGCGGGCTGGTCCTCTACGCGGCGGTGCTGGGCTGGGGCGCCCGGAGGCGTCGCGCCGCGCAGACTCCCGTCACCGCCTGA